CAGTGTATTAACTGTACTAACCAAAGGCAGCCTGCGTCCTGGGATGCTGGGGAAGTCATGGTGTTCATTGTGGTAGCCCACATTAAAGGTGAGCAGGTTGAGGGAGCCGTAGTAGGAGTAGGTCTCATGGCCCTTCAGGAACATGTAGTGCTCAGCTATGAAGTGCCCAGAGATGGGGTGTAGCCCCATTCCCAGCATAGAGCCAGCCAACATGTACACCACAGGCTTGCTGCCCCATAACCAGTAGAGGAGGACATTGAATGCGAGCTGGCAGGCTGTGTTGATCACCTCTAGTTGAGTGATGGGTTTAGGGTTGATACAGAGAGGCCGGATAGCATAGAATAGTGGCTGCAGAATAATCCAGATAAATTTGCGGAAGCGTGTGCAGAAGAACCAGCCTTCAAATTCAGTGGGGATATCTACATCTATGCCATCTCCACCCAGGTAGCGGTGGTGGTCCAGATGATAGCGTTTGAAGGACGCAGAGTAGGGCAGGCCAATGGGCAGGTTGGCAAACATGGCAAAATAGCGATTCCACATGGCTTTGTTGTTTCCAAAGGCTGTGTTGTGGGAGATCTCATGAATAGCAAGGGTCATTGAGTGGTTGATACAGCTGCCAAAGGCATATGtccaaaataaaacccatttccaTTCCAAGTCTTTGACCAAATAGAAAGCTAAAAACTGTATCCCCAACATCATGCACACAATCCATTTCAGCCTATGGTCAGGACCCATCAACGACTTGATTTCTGGATATTTGGCTGTAGATGAAAAACAAGAGCCTCAGTTAAATTCAGTAAAGACACACATGTTGAAATAAAGAGCAGTGCTGTATTCACTGTCAAACAGAAACCAAACTGCTTTTGATGATTGCTTTCAGATACACAACTTAATAACCTTCAACCTTTTCAATCTGTTCTTATAAATGTTGTCTTGTTTAATTGAAATGAGTAATAACACGTGTAATAACATGTATTAAGCCTTAAAATACCCAGACATGTTGGTGTATATGAAATCTGTGTAAACGTTTAAAAGTGACTCTTTTTCATTCATATCAAACTTCTGGCAGGCTGCTGATGCTGTAGAATTTTACTATAAATGGAGCTGTAATATCTGTGACAATGCAGGAAATGCTCTGTATCAAATGtatgacattttaatcatttgtgtTAGTCTCTGTGCACTTATCACACACAGACTTGGCCCTTTCAAACCAGAAGAAACCATGCAAGCTTTTGACATTCACCCAAACTGTTCACAGCACTATTCTATCTCTCCATCCTGGCTTTTAagttatttagttttatgtGTCTTGTGTCATGTGTCATGCGTTACTATACTATAACTTTACTATAAATTATTTACCAACCAAGTCTTTCATTTAATCCACTTATTGACAGTTGGCAAACTTAGCAGCAGTTCTATAGCTCTCAATGTCACACGCTGCAGCACAGCAGGTAGAGTTTACCTTGTTGCTTCTGGGAGGTGTTCATTTCATAGACTGAGTGACGTATTGGAACAGGACCCAAGGACCATGTGGTAACTGTTTAATCAGTCAGTTACTATTTCCAAGGTCAACAAGGAACCTACAATCCAGATAGctgtttgacacacacacactttttttatttctaaaatatattttagaataTATCCAACGTTAGCCactatatacatttattaacattaagATGTAAATGTTTGAGATCAAACCAGGACTAACTTGCTTGACTGTGGACAAAAATTTTTCTAAGTTACAGGAGAAATCAAATGAAGCTTTCACTTATGTTGAGTCCTCTCAAGCAGTGCTAACTGTGGCTGATTATGCAAATAGTGGAGCTCTGATAAGAAAATTGAAGTGTTTAACAACTCACTGAACACGACCACATTATTGACCTTTACACTGGTTAATCTCTTAAAAGTCATGCTGAATGAGTTGAGAGGAAGGAGGCTCGATTCCTAACTCCTCAAATGAAACACAACCAGCAGAAATTGAAGCTACTGGGAAATGTGCATCTCTTTTAGGCTACCAATAAATACACAGctaactaaaataaatatgtagacAAGAATacaattttcatcattttggctATGATACTGCCAAAATATAcgtttgtgtttgaaatgaaacaatcagGACACAGCTTTAACTGGTTGCTCAGCTGTTCCATGGCCAGGTGTAAACTATTTCCCCATTTGGTAATTTACAAGTTAAGAGGTAAAATGTCTAGAATACATCAAGAGGCCTGGAAGACCACAGAATATACCTGGAAATTTTGCccaggaaaaaataaacaaacaacccATCTTTACAAGCCTCTGGGATGTCAACTTATCTGGGTAAAAGTCATCAATTAAAATAGGACAGCATTAGAGTATATACATATAGTTTACCACAACAAATCATTAGTAAGTGTCAAAAACTGGAAGACCTGaaagttaaatgtgttaaaGGCCTGAACTGTTCTTTAGACAAATCTCAGCTTAAGTCTCAGCTCATCGCTTAAAAACTCGGGGTTTACAGCACAAAGACAAGTCTCAGCACATCCTGTGTCATCATTACAGTGCCGCCCCCAGAATGCCCACCCCCTCTTGAATTGGCCCTCAGTTGTAGAGGCATGAGACTCTTCACAGCATGCCCTATACAACCAATAATGAGAATCACGGGTACGGAAAGAAAGTATTTTGTTCACATTGTTGAGAATATGTTGTCCCAACATATCCCAACATTAACAAATAGTGCTGGTAAACCTTTATACTTAAATTGATGTTCTATACCAAtataacattttcaataaagtcttttattataaattaaccAAATAAGCAAGTTAACAAATATATtcctttaataaatgaaaacacattagcACTAACAATCTGACCAAGTCTCTGTTGCCAACTTTCAATATGCGCACAATTCAAAACACACCACACCCAGGAATAAATTAACCATTTCCTGCTTTTAGGATGCAACCTGCAATCACATTCCCAGCAGCCTGATGCTTCCTGTTACTGCCGCCTTTTATATGTATTCACATCAATAATACAGCCCAGGAGACAGCGCTGCATCTGTGTGTATCTTTATCCACAGCAATAATTAACTAATTTACTTTAGTAACAGTTTAATGACATGAGACTGGCCATTTTTGGAGACACtggagtgaaatattgctggtAGATGTGTCAAATCAGTTGTTAAATCTTAAAACCAGGTTTAAAGTAGCCATGTCCTATGAGCTTAATTAGACTTACTCACATATCTGTAGTATGGTCTATGACAAGCTTTTATCTAAACAGACCAGATGCACATTTCAATAAGTGAATAATTCTTCAGGTCTTCAGAATAATAATGCTGAAGACATGTTAAGTTTTCTTAGAGAAATCCTCAATCAAAGCTTCCCTAAAAttcagaaaggattttttttacttctaaactcagacaaaactgaagtcatagtatttgggtccacaaatctcaaaaatatgttgtccaaccatatcgttactctagatggcataagtcagGCCTCAAGGGGGAGTTGTTGGGTTCTCGCTATATACATTTGTagccttgactttattctgtaaagtgccttgagatgactttgttgaaTACAGTCTgactaaaagtatttttaacttaaaacgGATGATACTTTTGtatctcttttgtcttttttcataatttatttaagaatagaaaaataaactaattactTGTATTATGCCATATTATCAATATACAGTAGGCTCAGATTTTTCCTCAATGGCCTGAAATGATaaaagtgatgaacacattaaTCAATCAACATTTTATTCCAATATATGAAATGAGTTCTTTGTCTTAAAAGGACTTTTACTTCTCTggtgatgtcatcaatgacataACATGACTGTCTTTTTAGTGTCTGcttttgaagtttgcctaaccagttgtTAAGGAAACgatgtttgtttacagttacTGGAGCTAACGGACTGATGTGGACTACAAGGTAGTAGTGGAGAGCAACAAGGTAttagtggaaagttgagtgtgtagctgtggaggtacatcGTTTACCTGgttctgtggaattactttATGTGCTCAATTGTAGAATGTTATTTTGAGGAACGTTTTCTGAGGAATTACTTTATCTGGTAAATGTTCACTATCTGTCATACAGCCATTTCTGGAGTATATAATTTTTGGACCACCCCAACCAAACAAGTTAGCTATACCTCTACAACTACAGTGATTCCTACCTCTAGTAGAATGAATGGATTGACTTTGTCAATGACTGAATGAAACAAGTAATGAGTTGGATAAATTATCTGAAAGCCATGAGGACAGACTCCTGCCACTAAATccccttttctttcagtttattACTGTACCCAAATTAAGCCTAGAACATGTGCATGATGCCTTGGGATtcctaaataaatatgaaaaaagacaaTGGAGATACAAAGCATCCTCTGTCATCTAAAACCAAAAGTCCTGGTGCCAGGGGATTGGTGCAGACCACCTAAAGACCGCAAAGGACACAGAGCCTCTTCTGTTTGCTAAAAAAGCATGAGATAGGGGCCTGGCCAATTACATCAGGGATGTGAAACATTGGATTTGTCCCAGACATTCTTATGGAGGTTGCTGTGCTGCTATTATTTAAAGCAATATCAACTTTATGCCTAAAACTAATCAATTATTACGTATGATGACCTTTTGGTTCACTAGACATCTCAAACCAGATGCCCATCCTTACTTCTAGGTAATCGGACTTTAACATTTGAGTATGAATTGCGGATTAGTGTGGTAACTTTATGCTGGCTGCATAGAACAGCCCTTACTCTGCAAACGCCATACTGACACATGAGTTAACTGTTTTAGAATTTGTCAGCCTCTTCTTCCTGTTGTTATGCGGTGTAGTCTCTGAAAAAGTCACTTCAACTTCATGATGACGTGAGCAAAGTGGTGGTAACTTAGCGGTGCTTGGTGAGCATGTCCGGGCTTTTCATTAACGCAAAGGTTTCATGAAGAGAATCGAGTACGTGATCACACCAACCCATTTAAAACATCCTGATTTAACACGACAGAAAATTAAATGCTGCAACAGGATATATGGTATTTGAATTCACTAAACCAACAGCTGCACTGGCATGTCACCATCACTGTCTTATGTTAGTCAtgggttttaaaatgaaattcaacATAACCATCGGTGGTTTGGTGACTAATATTAGTGTTACTACGTGCACAAGTTGTTACTGTGTTTCTTCACTAACATTTATAGGGATAATAAAGGACTTTGTGAGGCCCACCGGCATTCTGGTCAACGCAAGCAGCGGTGGTGCCGCAGCTCGTCATTTCAGGGAGTGGCTGGACATTGCTAACGGTAAATTTGCATTAAGCTGCATTTAGCTTGTGCGTTGTATTCTTATAACAAGCATGTCTGGTGATGATAGTGATTGAAAAATAGTGTGAGACAGATATTTACCAACGTTAGCTAAAGCAAACCGAACTGATTTCACTTGGAGAGGAAATACAGGGGCGGATATGAAACCGTTAGCTTCCATTAGCAAACCGAGGGAGCTAAATGCTATTAGCAAATGTTCTGACGTCGAAAAAGTAACGAAGTTAGGACGCGCTTATTTGAGTCCTATCAAAGCTCGGAGATAGAAATATCTTGCTAAACGAAAAAGCTAGCTCACTCACACAGAATCTCTTTCCTTCTGTCGGCATGCGGCTGGTCCGTATACACCCATTCGAAGTCCTCACGGGCGACCTGGTTTCCCATCTTTTTGATTACTGATTTCAGCAACTCACTAGGACAAATAACAACTAGGACAAACGACCTAAAAAGTCCTACGATCGATGTGCAAAAGTTACTTCTGCTGTCGTCCTCCACTCTTCAGTCTACGTGCCTGCCTGCTTGTTGTCCTGCCCGAACATCAGTCGGGTCTGCCCACTAGTCTGCAGCTCCTCCTTCCAGCAGGCCTCTCTCTGGGGCCAATTCAACGATATTACATAATCAGATCAACCTTCTTTCAATATtggactgtttattattacagTTCTAATTTTACCTCCTTCGAGAATAACAGCTTCACTGAAGCTGCTTTCTATGCTTTGAAGCTATCTAATTGTTCAAAATGATTACTTGTGTCATGCATGTTCACTGTTCTGTGTTTCCTTCTTGTCAGGTTTTTCTTAAATGGCCTGTGATGATGAAAGTGATTATACATTAATtaacacattaatgcatcaatgTTATATTCCAATGATATGAAATGAGTTCTGCCCAAAAAaggacttttacttttggtacttcAAGTTATTTTTGAGCCTATAGGTCAGtacttttgtatttctgcaAAGTGCTATTGTTAGTTTTAATAAAGTACATGATCTGACTACTACTAGGAGAACGAAATTCTTATCCTGGATGACAAAGTTTATAAATGTGTCAGCTACCTGTACAATCTGCAAGCACACCTCATGTTTATAACCAGTTGCTTGTTTGTCACCAATGCCTCCGCCTAAAAttgtaaagtgaaaatgaaagctTGCAACTGCCATGATCATGCCTCAGTTCTTTTATTGAGTAGACTAACTTCACTCTATACAATTATACTCTACTGTATTGAGTATCTATATATTACTATATTGAGGGATAATAGAAAAACCATCAAAAGACATAAATTCTTAAGTGTCTTAATTGTATCTGAGTAAAAGgaatatttttgtacatttgttggATAACATCTACAGGTCACATTTAATGACTATAGTATGAACCTGTGGTCGCTGTGTCTTGAGGGGTTGGGTGATTGGgaggtgtgtttgtgggtgtttaACATTTGCCTAACAGTTGTTAAGGAAACAATGTTCCTTTACAGTTTTTGGAGCTAACAGACTGACATGGACTACAAGGTAGTAGTGGAGAACAACAAGGTATTAGTGGAtagttgagtgtgtagctgtggaggtacatggTTTCTTACCTGGTTTTGTGGAATCAATTTAAGAAGTGTTTTCTGTGGAATTACTTTATCTGTTCCATTGTAAAATGTGGaactcaataaatgttcagtgtttgtcataccATGAACCCCAAAGgcagagcggtcgtccaccaatcccagttTGTTCGATCctcggctcctccggtcacatgttaaagtgtccttgagcaagacactgaaccccaaattagttgctcccattgagtgttggccagctccatagcagctcccctatttatggttgaataagaagcagtttaaagcactttataagtgcagaccattttccatttacacAGGTCTGTGTGCCTCTGGCTCTACAACTAGAGTGATTCATGCACTAGGGTGACAACCTGTAACATCTCAGCTGTGCTGCTTATTATCTCATCAAATAAGGCCCAGAGGGATCTAATCAAGCCTGACTGTGACAAATGGGACATGGTAATAAAGACCTTTACTGTCAGAGGAATTCACTGGGTCCATTCACAAGCTACCCTTGTTTCAGCTTCAGCACTACAACCTGACAGGTTATtctaatgaaattaatttttatactggacaaagtaaaagaaatgtacTGAAACTATATATAATGAAAGATTAGatgaaaaagataaaattcattgtaaaatgtttaggCAAAATTAATGATAAAGCATCTCTGCCTGGTAATTACATTTATCCAAACCTTATTtataacaggaaaataaaactaaaatatttgagGTGAAAGTCTGTGTGAAGTTTGGTGTGTGACTTCTACCTGGAATGCAGACAATGTGAACTTAGGGAGCAGATGGGATGGAATACCTTCTCAAAACGTTAATACCACCTTACTGTGGCCTgtctatgtggagtttgcatggtctccctgtgcttgcgtgtttgctcctacagtccaaagacatgcatgttaggttaactggtgactctgaattgcctataggtgtgaatgtgagtgaatGGTTGTAGATCTGCATATATCTCTCTTTGGACCCTGATATAAACCAGTTTTGCTCTGCCTCTCTAGTTAAGATTTATGCTGATTTATAATCATGGGTTAACCACCAATCCGCACATATAGAGGTTAAAATCTGCAGACTGCTAAGAGTGACCATGCTGACACATGTAAGACTACCAGTGGGACTGTTGTGTCTGATCAGTGCAAATAGAAAAACCTTGTTCAAAAAATTAATACAGCATATGCAGTTAGTGTCCAATAAAGTCACATTCATGCaggtttaaacatttacaataactGTATACTGTGGCTCCAGAGGAGCTTTTAGCAAGTCTGACAAATTAATCTTGGGTTATGTCACAATGTACATaactgtctgtgtctgtgttatttGCAATGAAATACCTTGAGCAACATCTTCCAGTCAAAATTTACAACAAACCAGACGTGCTTACAATCACGTAACTCGAATGCATTGCTGTAGTGGGATTCACTGTTTTGAAGTTTAAGTCACATGAGGAAAAGAGTAATTGGTGGTAAATTCAAATTCATTACAATAGTTAAGGAGCTGAGTTTATAATCTGGAGCTCACTGCAAGTACAAAGATATCAGTACTTCAGAATTTGATGCCGTTAATGACATGAATGTACAAGTCTAGTTTAGATTTTAAAAGGTGTACAATATGGCAAAGATAAtaatacacagaaaatacagacCAAGTGCCATGTGTTACCTCTGTGTGGAATGAAGCTGGTAAAGGTGAAGTGGATCTTTTTATGTACCAAGTGCTGCATCGCAATAATTTTGCATCAGCAATTATGAGTTGATTAGGTTTAGTTTTACGTCTTTAAGCTAACTAGCAAATAAAGCTCACACATAAATAGTGTAAAACCTAATATTAGTTAATATAATAACAACTAATGACAATAATTGTCCACTTTTCTGAGGATGCAGAAAACTTGCTTTAAATAGtttgtaaacacacagagataTGAGGATAAGTTAAGTTGAATTTTAATAGTttgatttgtacatttgtaacaGTAATGTGTGCAACAAAACCGTACAGTTAGCCCCAGGTTGGCCAACTCAAAGAGTTTTCTTCGTATACATACATGAAATAATTCACAATCTACACTTTAACGTACATGAAGATTACAGTACAATTTTCTAAACTGAGACGCAGTCTCAAATTAAGCCACTAGATTACATCTTCTTGTGTTTTGCTGCCCAGTGTTATAATACACACTAGTATTCACCAATATGTGAACAGCATTTCCAAAGTTTCTCTGACAAATATTCATGCCATGAGTGGTTCAGGTCAcccaaacaacagaaaagcttGAAACCAAAATAGGTGAAGCCACAATATGGGCTCATAACTAACCTAGCCTCACAAGGCAAGAGACAGGTTGGTAtaggagagaggaagagtgcAGCCACACAGGGGAGCTGAGatgatactttttaaaaaacacaggaaatgtaTTTCATGTCTTCATATGTTTGTACTCAATTACTCCGCTGAGTACATATGTAGGACATCTCAGGCATCCCCCTACCATTATGACAAACCAGTCAGAAGTTCTGGCAAATCTGCAACAGGctgattttaaacttcaaaGTTGGGGCTTCAACATGACATACCCCcctacacaaaaaaaaaaaaaaaaaaccatgacaCCACCCAGGGATCGAAATTTGATTTCTCAAGTCAGCTATCCATGCAGTTAGGCTAAATACTAAACATGGACAAGGAAAACTGAAAATTTCTGCATGGCACTAGAGAGGAAGtaataaatgtcatttacaCATAGACCATATTGTTATACATTACATCATTCATACTTTCTCTTTAAACCATACAAGTGTTTCTCTGTTTCCACTTATTTACTACAGCAGGTACGTGTTGgacataaaaagataaaaataaaaaaataaaaaaacccagaACTTCTATAAACAGACCAAACTCAGTCCTACTGAAGGATATGATATGCAGGTGAAAGTTTAGGGAAAAGG
The nucleotide sequence above comes from Channa argus isolate prfri chromosome 1, Channa argus male v1.0, whole genome shotgun sequence. Encoded proteins:
- the degs1 gene encoding sphingolipid delta(4)-desaturase DES1, encoding MGNQVAREDFEWVYTDQPHADRRKEILSKYPEIKSLMGPDHRLKWIVCMMLGIQFLAFYLVKDLEWKWVLFWTYAFGSCINHSMTLAIHEISHNTAFGNNKAMWNRYFAMFANLPIGLPYSASFKRYHLDHHRYLGGDGIDVDIPTEFEGWFFCTRFRKFIWIILQPLFYAIRPLCINPKPITQLEVINTACQLAFNVLLYWLWGSKPVVYMLAGSMLGMGLHPISGHFIAEHYMFLKGHETYSYYGSLNLLTFNVGYHNEHHDFPSIPGRRLPLVKKIAPEYYDDLPQYTSWVKVLYDFIMDDTLSPYSRIKRKLKGDVKQE